GTTTCATGTATTTTAGTCGATGGAATACAACTactaaatgttaaaatgattCTTATACTTTTTACCTGTtggaataaaactgataataacagGAAAATGTATCTTATGGATATTCATATTCGAAATAAATAGAGAGTATCTGCTTCTCAGCTGTTAACTGCTGAAGTTAACAAGTAGCAAATCTTAGAATTCTTGTGATgtctattaatatttaatatttccatgATAGTTAtaggtatataatatatatatataactgatattatatttatattctaaggCTGTTAATTccttattcatgttttataacgTCCCTGGCATTtgagtataattatattttattatacctgAAAGCATTCGACATTATAGACAAATTTAACTTGTAGTTGTTGTATCATGAGCTTAAGAATAGTTAAAGATTTATGATATATAGTTGAATATGCTTTACGAATCTTAACAGCCATACCTCCAAAAGAAGTGACACAATTTGTTTGCGTTCACTCAAATCTCCATATTCTTTCCGCTTGAGATAATCAATATTCAGGTCAATTCCGTCAAGGTTATTTTTTTGAACGACTTCTTGAACATTTTTAGTAAATTCCTTGAGTGTATTATTGATTTCAGACTCAGAGAACAAGATTTTGGAGTCGATATTATCAGGAAAGACACGAAGAGAAAGAAGAATATAAAGATTGGGGTTTATCTTCTTTAAATCTGAGAAAGTTTTCAGATCTTCTGAGTCTGTAAAAGAAAACgtaattttataagttataaatcatACTTATATGACTTATGTTTTCTGTCCTTCTGCCTGTCTgctattttcacaaattttgaaaACGGATTTTGCATGAGTTCGAGACTGTTCTGAACAGGCCCGACATGgtaaggtgggttaaggcgtgcgactcgtactctgaaaGTCacggttcgcatcaccgtcgcaccaaacatgctcgcccttttagccgtgggagcggtcaatcctactattcgttggtaaaagagtagctcaagagttggcggtggatgatggtgactagctgcctttcctctattcttacactgctacattaaagacggttagcacagatagctctcgagtagatttgcgcgatattcaaaacaatcaaacaaactctTCTGAACGTTTTCAGCTGTATTTAACTTACCATAAGGAAATCCTTTACTAGCCTCTAAAATGCCTGATGTACAATACTTTCAATCCAGAGTCGCTTGTTATAAGTTACTCAAGTATcgtaagaatgtttttatttaatgcggtagataatatttgtttttatacgcGTCGCTAATACCAGAAAAAAGCTATTTATTGATGAGATAAACATTTCCAGCTCACCCAGCTCTTCGATGTTTGAGATTAAACCGTCGGGAACATTCGGGGCTCCACACAACAGATGTGTACATATACAAGGATCTAGCTGGGACAGTCGAAAGTCCTTTCCTGCTTCGTAATAGCAAACGAGTTTTTTCTCAGGCAAAATTGCAGAATCGCAGGAACCTGAAATGataaatcatttaatattacataagtAATACCGTGTAGTACCTTTAGCAAGGTATTGCTAAAGtcttaatttacaaaataaacaaaaataatgttaagtacagaaatatatatttactaccGATATAATTAGACATTTATTATGAGACAAATGAACAATGGGTTTtagcattatttattttgtattcgtACTGTACATTGTATTCGGAAATGATAATTTCGCC
Above is a genomic segment from Tachypleus tridentatus isolate NWPU-2018 chromosome 11, ASM421037v1, whole genome shotgun sequence containing:
- the LOC143232754 gene encoding chitinase-like protein 4, producing the protein MKWLVVQLFGLATLTHSLASDVPVNQTAGSCDSAILPEKKLVCYYEAGKDFRLSQLDPCICTHLLCGAPNVPDGLISNIEELDSEDLKTFSDLKKINPNLYILLSLRVFPDNIDSKILFSESEINNTLKEFTKNVQEVVQKNNLDGIDLNIDYLKRKEYGDLSERKQIVSLLLEYLRSTLDEIDSSIPVVLAVTVAKRPYLLVNGFDLPLISKSVDFINLPAFHFDEPDESNLRHPGRLHGVGDMENVVCILIKL